In Bubalus kerabau isolate K-KA32 ecotype Philippines breed swamp buffalo chromosome 4, PCC_UOA_SB_1v2, whole genome shotgun sequence, one DNA window encodes the following:
- the LOC129650797 gene encoding leucine-rich repeat-containing protein 37B-like: protein MSPLRRWLLLTWQPLWLLVQAAQPLEWAQGPVQLTSDPPGLTEPWSSHSSDLLPELPHALTPVAEPGGFNYLTSSSPDHMLALPHEDLSETLVPYLDSDSAGELLAEPDEFAILHEDLDDNLTQHQKLPVAVPVLDWDQNQALVLPPRHKSKTKTIDQPENHQSFEILVPPLGSKSSKPTKFIVSPSNLKKDLVKHRPLAKVVVGTTRQLGKKNQGLEELQDDYLDSSMDAFYPEESLPMDFLGSPDQPPEPPEAEISSSQQVHHTRQPLPTEQLESLSQEEMPEEAESFSSQEEAQAQHLEPTEEVEPPLLQQEALSQSSEAPKEVETSSPQEALAQPLETPKETVARPVAHHKVQQSHLHNVTVKPLDLVLTLTPEVTKEVEPSPVQQEILSQPPEHFEGMSNQLSLQRTPMMLLLNL from the exons ATGTCCCCGCTGCGCCGCTGGCTCCTCCTTACCTGGCAACCGTTGTGGCTTTTGGTTCAGGCAGCTCAGCCTCTGGAGTGGGCCCAGGGCCCTGTCCAGTTGACCTCGGACCCCCCAGGGCTGACGGAGCCCTGGTCTTCACACTCCTCTGACCTCCTGCCCGAATTGCCCCATGCACTCACACCCGTGGCAGAGCCGGGGGGCTTTAATTACTTGACTTCCTCCTCTCCAGACCACATGTTGGCCCTGCCTCATGAGGATTTGAGTGAGACTCTGGTTCCATACCTGGACTCGGATTCAGCCGGAGAGCTGTTGGCAGAGCCAGATGAGTTTGCTATTCTACACGAGGATCTGGATGACAACCTAACCCAGCATCAAAAACTCCCAGTAGCAGTTCCAGTGCTAGATTGGGATCAGAATCAAGCCTTGGTTCTGCCTCCTCGACACAAAAGTAAGACTAAAACTATAGATCAGCCTGAAAATCACCAATCATTTGAAATACTTGTTCCACCTCTAGGTAGTAAGAGCTCAAAACCAACGAAGTTTATTGTTTCACCTTCAAACCTGAAGAAAGATCTTGTTAAGCATCGACCACTTGCCAAAGTTGTTGTTGGAACTACAagacaacttggaaaaaaaaatcagggtctAGAAGAACTGCAGGATGATTATTTAGATTCCAGTATGGATGCCTTTTATCCTGAGGAGAGTCTACCTATGGATTTTCTGGGGAGCCCAGATCAACCTCCAGAGCCCCCTGAGGCTGAAATTTCTTCATCTCAGCAGGTGCACCACACTCGCCAACCGTTGCCCACTGAGCAGTTGGAATCTTTATCCCAAGAAGAGATGCCTGAGGAGGCTGAATCTTTTTCATCCCAGGAGGAGGCCCAGGCTCAGCATCTGGAGCCCACTGAAGAGGTAGAACCACCTCTACTTCAGCAGGAGGCTCTGTCTCAGTCTTCAGAGGCACCCAAGGAAGTGGAAACCTCAAGCCCTCAGGAGGCCCTAGCCCAGCCTTTGGAGACACCTAAGGAGACTGTAGCTCGACCAGTAGCGCATCATAAAGTTCAGCAGTCACACTTGCACAATGTCACTGTTAAACCTCTGGATCTGGTGCTTACCTTGACTCCAGAGGTCACTAAAGAGGTGGAACCTTCTCCAGTCCAGCAGGAGATCCTATCTCAGCCTCCAGAGCACTTTGAGGG CATGAGCAACCAGCTCAGCCTCCAAAGGACACCGATGATGCTGCTACTCAATCTTTAG